The genomic interval CTCCCAGGCTGAGCCAAGGGGCAGGGGCCGGACTGGGAGCACAAAgcgggaaggcaggcagggaggatgTGGTGGGGACTGTGGCCCGTCAGGGGAGGGGAACGAGTCCTCAGGGCCAGCTGCCAGCTGCTATGTGGGATCGCAGATTCTCTGTTCCCGGATCGTCTCATTTTCTGAAAAGGTGCCCAAAATCTGGATCTTTATATGAAATCTCCCAATTCTACATTTTGGCTCCAGCGATCTTTTAAAACAGTGCGCCATCCCAACAAAATAGCTCTTGAGCCCGCCATGATGTGAGAGAGTGCCTCTATGTGACCTCCGGGGGCACGGCCACTCAGGGAGGGGCCAGCCCAGGGGTCGGTCGTCTCTGCTGCTGGCACCAACCCCCAGTGCCTCCCAGACTCTAGGGCTCCTTTCTATTCTGGGCTAAGGTCCAAGAGGAACCTCGTAGGGATGTGCAGCTTCTCTGTCTGTGACCTTTGTCCCGTGGCGTAAGGAGGGTGAGACTGAAATTTTTCCAGGCTGCTCACAAAACCCCTTCCACTTCACTGGACGGTCAGTCACAACACCCCCTCCACACCTGGCCAGGAGCTTCATTCCTTCATGGGTGTCCTTCCTAGACATGAAGGCTGAAGATGGCAAGATGACACTACAGACTAGTCGCTAACgaatttgcagattttttttagtcttcgGGAGTGGTAACAGTTTTGCAGGGAACCATTCACACTCTCCCACAGCCCGATTTAGACATAAGCAAGGGGGTTGGGGAGCTGTCTGCCAACCCCCCGCTTGCTGCTGTGGGAGAAGCGTTGGGCTCTGGCCCTCCTGGAGCTGACCCCGTGGGAAATCGAGGCTCCCCTCCTGACGGAAGATGTGCAGAGAGGTAACAAATATCCGCTAACAACCACTGGCTTCAGACTACTGTCTGTTAAATGCTTTGACACATAGTCTCTCACTGAATTTTCCCCACAGTCCACTCCTTCGCACAGGTGAGAAAACAAGCTCACACAGGTTGAGGGTCTGCTTGAGTTCACCTGGGGAGATGGGCGATCAAAACGAACATTCATATCTTTTGACGCAATGCTTCCTTTCCAGGAATTTATgccaaggaaataatcagagacGGACCCCCAAATGTATGTTTTAGAATGTTCACCACGTGTTCATCTTAAGAATCAAATATTAGAAACAATATCCAATCACAGGGGATTAGCCTCATAAGTTCCAAGTTTCTACATAGGACGATAATGTAGCCACACATAATCAATCCACATTTTATCTCCCCTGGAAATATGAGGGTGTTGCTTAACCTTCAACCTCTGAATTCCCTTTTCCCAGAAGACAGTTTCTGATGGCTCTACCAATAACttggtaaaaatgaaacaaaacaggcTGTCTTCATGTCTAGTCTCCGTGAAGGGCCGCTGTCCCTAGCTCCCTACTCACCTGAGGAGGCACGACTAAACACTGGGCTTGACCTTTGCCCCGAGTGCTTTTCTTGGGCATTTCTGCATTGGGGAGAGTGTTTCCTCAGTCTCAACTGTAAtgccaaaaaacccaaaaactgtgCATGTGAAAACCGCAAGCACTCTTTTACCCAGCAAATACATGCCTGTGCCTGTCCTGTGCCAGATGCACAGAAGGTCCTGGAAAGACAAAGATGAATGAAACACAGCCTCAGCCGTCCTGGGGAACACAACTGAAGGACAGCCATCCCGGGGCCAGCTCTACATGGAAAGATGATTTAACTTTACTCTTCTCCACAGGCCCTTTTCGGACTGCCCTCGCCTCCAGCAGAGCAGAGGACATGGAACCAGAAGACCTCTGTCTCGAGTCCTGGCTCCATGGTTACTTACTAGCTGTGGGACCCTGAGTTCCTGCCTGAGttcccatctgtaaaaatgggaCCTCAAAGCCCACTCGTTCCGCAAGGCTGTCAGAGAACTCAGAGGGATGAGGCAcgaaaatattttctcaatatcTGAAGCCCTGTATCCTCCTTAGTCCTTCATTATCTCTCTGCCCACAGTCCACTGGCTTAACAAATAAGATGTAAGCCACACTGGTGCACTTGTTAATCTGCTGCCCGGCTCACAAAACATGGGTATTTAAAAAGAGatgtctggctcagtcagaagagcatgcgacttttgatctcgaggtcatgagttcaagccccactggggtgtagagatgacttaaataaataaacttaaaaaaaaaaataaaaagagatggaAGAGCTCCTGCTGGAAACAGGGTGTGCAGACCTCACAGAACCTCAGTGGCAGCTGAAAGAAAATTCTTCCGGACAGGTACAACCTGTGTTTTCAAAGTGTTACCATGCCAGCGGTCCCCTACCCCACAAAGGAAAGCGTGGTTTTGTTTTCCCAGCCCCAACATGACTAAAAGCCTGGAtactaacccccctcccccaagccacACACATACCCATCCCTCACCTTGGGCAGGTCTGTGGCCCCACGGATCCGTTGGGCCACCTTCTCTCCATCGGGGTGGATCTTGGCCACGTGCTTCCACATCCTTTCCCAGGTGGCCTCGTCCACAGGCAGCCCACCCCGGTTGACAAAGAAGGGGATGCCTCCATCTCGCAGGTCCTCTTCGCCTTCCTCTTCTGGCTCATCATCTCTCTGGGCTGAGGCCCCTTCGCTGGTCTCCGGACGTCTGACCCCAGAGGGGGTGACAGAGGCAGTGGGGGCAGCGCCGCTGCTGCCACCCCCCGCCACTTTCTTCCCTCCGGGCATCCCCAAATCCTTGATGGGGGTGGGAGTATGTATcaggaggcaggaaaaaaataggTGGCTTACAGGGGGCCTCCCACACACCAGCTGCAGAGATAACACATGGCCAAACAGAGCGTAAGGCGCCTTTAAGAAACCAGGGCGTGGCTCCTGTACAATAAAATACTACtcgataaggaaaaaaaaaaaaatcagtgcctcAACGTGAAGTAGGGGATAGAGAGGTGGTTGTCTGGGGTCAGCCTTAGAGGCTCTGTTCTTTTTGTGAAACGGAATAAAGAGAACACACCCCAAGTTGGCAGCCTTCTCAAAGCTCCCCCATTTGACAGCGAGAACAATGACGGCGGCAGTCTGGGCTTGCAGAAAGAAAAGtcggagggaaactgaggccaaacaGCTCCGACCTGCGGCCACAGAGGGTCAAGGCACCGGTGCTCAGGCCGACCGGGCTCCCCAAGTCCCAGTTTTGGAGAGAACAGATTTCTCTGCAAAATATCGCACGCTCAAGGCAGCGTGCGCTCCGGGGAGTACCGAGGCGACTCCTGGCCGCATCAGCGCGGAGCCGGGACCCCCGAACCGGAGGGTGGCGAGGAGGCGCGCTTTCTTCGATGCGACGAGCGGGGGAGCCAAGACTCGCAGCTGGCGGGGCACGGGGAGGGGGCGCGCGCCGACGCGCTCATTCCACGCCCGCGGCCAACTCCCCGCACAAAGTGGGCTTTGTCTCGGGCCCCCGTCCCCTTAACCCCGGGAACAGCAGCGCAGCTCCCAGAGGGGGAAGGGCGCGGCGGGGAGTGCCAAGGCCTCGCCGGTCCCCAGCCGGGCGCGCCTCAGCGGGCGGACAGCGGGCACTCGGCGCCGCTCAGCGCCAGCCGAGCCATCGCGCGGCGCGGGTCCCGTTTCCGGGCCCGGGGTTCAGCGGGGCCGACTCGGGCGGCGCGCAGAGGCCAGGCTGAGGTCACCGAGCGGCGGGCTCCGGCCGCGCGGTCGCAGCCTCGGAGTGGCTGCGGCATGGGCGGTGGCGCGGCCGGCCTGGGCGAAGGATGCTCCGCGGCGGTCCGCTCGCGCTCCCGCTGTCCCGGCTGGGATGGGGCGGGGTGGCGGCGGGGGGGATGGACCGCCGGACGGGGAGGGCTCGAGGCTCGCGCAGCCACAGCCCGCGGATGGAGCTGGAGGCGAGTGACAAAGCCTCGGCGAGCGACAAAGCCTCAGCGAGCGCGGGCTGCGCTAGTCCCCCGAGAGCAGCCCGCCGGGCGCGGGGTCCACGCGCAGGTCGCGGCTCGGCTGCTCCGCGAGGCTtgggccgccgccgcccccgccgcccccgccgccccaggGCCCTGCTGCCTCGGGCCGCGCGCGTCCCCTGCCCGCCCGCCGCCCACCGGGCTAGACGCCCGTCCGCGCCGCGCATGCGCTCCGTCCCCCACTTAAAGGGCCAGCGCGTTACCGCCGGGCCTTCcgccgcccgccccccgccccgcgtcCCAAGTTATGTCCAGGAGGCAGGAGGTCGTCTGCTCCGCTCCCACCTCTTTCTCCGGGCGCCGCGAAGCCGGCGCGGAGCCGCGGAGGAAGTTCACAGCGTGCGGCGCAGAGCGCTAACTGCACGGAGGTTCCGGGCTCGGGAGGCCCGCGGTCGGGAATTTCCTAAAGGAAGCACCTCGCAGGGGCCCTCGGGGGGTCGGCGCGAGAGCTCCGGCTTGGAGGACCGGGTTCTAGACAGGAGTCAGAGTCTGATTTCCCGCGGGACGTCCTCCAGATCGCTTCCCTCAGTGGGCCTCGGTTTCCCGAGCTATCAGCCGAGCTCGTCGCACCCGGTGAGCGCAGTCCTCCTGGCGTGCGGGCTCCCTAAAGGAGGACATCTGGGGGTTAGGGTCCGACCTCTGGAAGAGAAAGGGTTAAAAGCCAACCAGTTCCACCCCGAGTGGAGACCAGTGGGAGGGGGATGCGCGGAGTTTGCCCCTAGTTGGCTTCCCTGGACCCTGGCGGTGGGCATCCCCGCACCGCGGGCAGAGGGGCTGCTGCGCCCCAGGGTTTGGGGACCACGCGACCCATGGGAGTGTGAGGCGACGGTCCTGCAAGGTCCAGCCGGCTCAGCAGAAGGGGGAAATACGGCTTGCATGACTGCAGAGACTCAAGGCAACCTTTACTTCCCTTCCACAGAGCAGTAATGGGGAATAGGTGCCAACAGGAAGCCGAGGGAAAGAACTTTCCAAAGGAGACTGATAGCCTTGGGTGGTTTAAGACGTGTGGTCTCCTTTCTCCCACCAGGAGTTGTATGAATGTGGcggcagggaggtggggtggtAGAGCAGATTTCTGGGCTCTGGCCTGCCTACCTGCAGGTGCTGATTGCTTAGGTCAGTAATTGCTGCATTTCTCACCACCCCTCTCTGACAAGCTGAGGTTTCTACACTTGGGCTGGAGCAGCGGCGGCCTTGGAGAATCCAGAATTGCTCAGTGGTTCCTCCTCTGTTCCCTAAAGTTATCCCTCATGTCTGAACTTCTTAGGTCCCCTGAGCTCCAGTAGCTACTTTTGCTGCCTCCAGGATCAGAAACCAAGGGTGATAAGTGATGGAAAGAGTCATGGGACTTCGAGAAAGCTAGTTAAGAGGAGATCCTCTTAAGCTCACTGAGGCTAGAAGACTCGGAGCATGAAAACCTTCAGGCACCTTCAACCTTAACCTACTCATTGCATGGATGGGGAATTTGAGTCTCAGAGAGCAAGTCCTTTAAGCTCACACAGCGAGTAACTTGAACCGAAGCCTTATTTCTTCAGACACTTGCCTTTCCACCCGGCACTTGGCCTCTTGCCCTAGCTAAGTGGTCGTGGTAGTTTAAACATGtttgcaagctttttttttttttttttttttttttaaaggttttatttagggacacctgggtggcccagtcggttaagccactgccttcagctcaggtcatgatcccgaggggctgggatggagtcctgtccctgggctccttgctcggcagggagcctgcttctctctctgcctctgcctgcagctctgcctgcttgtgctctctctctctctctcccaccgacaaataaataaataaataaataaaatctaaaaaaaaaaaaaagattttatttatttatttgacatatcacaagtagacagagagacaggcagtgggtgggggaagcaggctcccggctgagcagcaagccctatgtggagcttgatcccaggtccccaagatcatgacctgagtcaaaggcagaggctttaacccactgagccacccaggcgcccctgtttgcaAGCTCTTTACTGCTTCTCTTTCCAAAAGATGTTGGCTCATTCCCCTCCCCTTGACTGTGGGCTTGACCTAGCTATTCACTTGCAATGAGCAGAACAAGGTGGAGGTGATGCTACATAGCTCTTAAGCCAAAGTCATAGAAAGGAGAcagtctttctgtctctttcttcctttctcaggaCAGCCACCCTGAAGTCTagccaccatgctgtgaggaagcccaggccacaTGGAGAGAGGACAGGAGGCTCTCCAGGAAGGCTCTCAGCTCCCAGCCAGCCTCACTCATCAGATAAGTGGTGAGCTGGGGTTATTCCATCATAGGCTTTGAGTCGTCTAGACGAGGTCGCAGACAAGGAGCAGAGATAAGCCCACCTTGCGGTGCCCTGTCTGAATTTCTCTCCCATGGAAAATGAGAGATAAGAAGGGATCGTTGTTTTAAGTCAGTAAGTTTTGGGGTATTTTGTTATGCAGCATTAGATGATTAATTCTGTGAAATGACACTTCCTGAAATGGcaagaaataaaatgcacttgGAGTCCTTATTCGAACATTCAACACAGAGTAGTTATTGAGTACCTTTTAGGTGCCTGGCTCTGTAGGAGGCCCTGGGGATTCGGTGTGAATAAGAGGAGCGTGAGCTTTGCCCTGGAAAGGCTTACAGTCTCTACCACTGGAGGAAGTGGTTAAACATGATTCTAGTAAAGCGCTTTGCCAGAGGCTTAGACCAGGAAGCTATGGGAGTGTACACCTGGGGCAACTTGCCAGTTAAGTGAGTTGctggggaaagaagaaatgaattggGTACAAGGCCAGCATGGTTTAGCCTGGGGAGTTTTCTGGGATATATttgtagaaggaggaggagacaggtGTCAGGCAAGGTGGGAGGGGTATacaaatagatgagaaaatgatGAAACTAGGGAGGGACGTGTCTTAATCTCATTTTAGCAGAAAGCTGAAAAAGGACAAGAGCTTGTGAACGGGGGCCCAGATCCTGGATCCTGCATCAAAACCTCCCATGCTTCCCCATACCTGTATCTAGGAAACAAGACCTCTGGTGACACTTCGGACACTCCCACTCTTTTGCTGCCTTTACAAAAACTCTCGAAGAAATTTGGTTGAgttaatttccattttgcagatgcagAAATGATGCCCAGGGAAGCTAGGCAGCTTAAGTACCCAGTTTGGGAACCGGCATGTCAGGGGTGCTGGGTACCCCAGTTTGGGAACCGGCATGTCAGGGGTGCTTGGATGATGAGAAGGATGATGAAGATAATGATGCCTAGGTCACATCGTATCTCACTTATTATTGTCACACTGGGGAGTAATGTTCTGGAAACTAATACACAGTGTCTTAGGGAATCAACATTGGTATTAATCTGCACCAACTCATTTTCTTGCAACCCTGAAGCTACAGTCAGTTTCCTGGAAAGGAGAGTCCGGTTGACTGAGCTGAGGTTCTGGACCTACCCCTTGGCTGGAAGAGGGCAGGACAACTTCATGAACTGCGCCCACCCCTCGCCCCCGCCAAGACCACAGGTAGTAGGAGCAGGGGACTGCCCTAAATGAAAATAGGGCCCTGTTAGTCAAAGAGGGGCATGGAGGGGCACAGCTAGAGGTATGTTTGTGAAAGGCAGACACTCTATGTCTGCGCTGTTCAGTAAGGTGGCCAGAAGTGACATGTGGCTGTTTGATTCatatgacataaaattaaaaatccagttcTCAGTCACactaaccacatttcaagtgctcaggagCCACATGTGGCTTATAGCTACTGGATTGGATGGCACAgattatagaacatttccatcaatgCAGAAATTTTTATTGGGTAGCACTGCTCCAGGATTCTCATTTGCaattcacctgtttcttttcttcttttacttcatACACTGTGAATAGggaaatagtaaaaacaaaacaaaacaaaacaaaaaacgtgGGTCAGAATCTTCATTAATTTATCCATCAAACATATACTAAGTGTCTACTTTGAATCATACACTGTTGTAAGCACCAGGATGTCGAGAGGGGCTTTGGAGAGGTCCTGGTCCAGTGGATCTCATGTTAGAATCATCAGAGAGCTCTTAGAAGTACTGATATCCAGGCTCTAgccagcagagaccctgctgaAAGTGATTTGGGATGGGGCTGGCAGACCCTCAGGTTggaaaagctccccaggtgatgtGAATGTGTTGCTATGCTGGGGAACCATGACAGTCTGGTCAGGCTAGGGAAGTGATTTGCCTCAGACAATCTGAAaacctgagtgtgtgtgtgcgtgtgtgtgtgtatgtgtgtctgacCTCTGGGTCCTTATGACAACATCAGAACTCTCCATGGATGTGGCATCTATCTGATCAAATGCAAAATTCTTAGGGAAAAACAAGCCAATTCTTCCTTAACTCAAAGAGAATCCAGTTCCCTTTAAATAAAGTGCTGAAGGGACTTCTGGTTTTAAAGCACTTCTTTCTCAAACTGTTTGCATGTTTGGTGCCTGGACCTGCCTTATTCAGCAAGGTGGGGAGATCCTTATAAAACGACTGCATGTTCTGAGTACCTCGTGTAAGTCAGGCACTTCATATGCAGTTTCATTTCATCCTTAGGACAAAGTATTACAAAGTGAGTTTCGGTGACACCAGATTATAGAGAAGCAAACTAATATGCGAAGAGGGTAAGGATCATTATTTGCCCAAGCTGGTACAGCTGGGACCCCAACTCCAGATATCTgactccttccccttctccacccAGCACCTACCCCGTCCGTAGCCAAGAGCGCAGGGCAGCCCGCAGACAGAGGCATTGTGCTCCATCTGCGGAGGGAAGAAAGCTCTGTGAGGTGACCTGCAGTCCTTCGTGTGTCAGGGATCATGCTGGAGCTGATGTGAGCCAAGCACTGTGTTCGGTGAGGGTACCGGAGGGGACTGGGAGTGGAGTCCTCCTTCCAAGTCATAGTCGCGTCTGGATTCCTTTTACCAAGGGATTTGGAGGAAGCAGCTAAGGACTGTGTTGTACCTGGAACAGTGAGCTCTTAGACACTTGGCAATTATGATATATGCTTGGTGGAAGCATTGTCTGTTCCTAGCCTGGATCCCCGTGGGCTTGCAGAATGTCTGTGCCACCATGTATCTTTGTAATCTGAGTCCCTGCCTGATACTTCCTGGGCTGTCTGGCCTAGCCTGAGGGGGGGTCTGGGAAGGGACAGGACTCATTGTGTCCATTCCAAACGACTTGAACAGTGGAGGAGGTATGTCTCCCCTGCCATTCTCTGTGGGCCACCTTATATAGTAATAGGAGCTCCTGGCCTTGGAGAACAGGAAGGGCTGCCCTTGGAATGCCTCAGGGCTTGTCTGTGTGGCATTCAGCAGATCTCTGTGGGAGCCAAGCCACGACTGGCCATAGAAAGAGCATAGAATATCACAGCCAAAAAGACTCTTAGAGATCTTTCCAggtttcatttcacagatgggaaactgaggcgcaGTGAGCTAATAGGACTTACTTTGAATTACAGCCAGTTAGAGGCAGGGATCACACAGTCAGGTCTCTCTTGTGGCCCAGTATGTTTTTCCTAATGTTTTCACTAGCAGAGCAGAAGGGGTAGTAGATGAACTTCTGAAAGCTCTGGGGTGGCAAGAGGTAGAGACTGTATTTTCACATTTGCTTCCAGGTGTGGCCGGGCTGTGTCGGTAGCTGGGTGTGGACTGGGTGTGTGTTTAGGAAGTCTCCATCCAATCTGAAGGATGGGAGGGTGACCCTTCTCATTTTTCAGGCAGATTACACGCACCCAGACTTGTGTCCTTCCTGTTCGGAAACTGGCATTTCCTTTGACTTTCTTCTGCGTGCCCTAGGGTAGGTGTTCTGCAGGTGGCGGATTATTGAGTTGGTCCACAAGGAATGGCTGGGCTACGGACATTGCTCCCAAGCAGTGGCCAAGACTCTGGCAGTCCCAGAAGGAACCAAAAGCCCAGTGTCAGCCTCCGCACTCAGTGGAAGGGCCTGAGACTTGGTGACAGGGAGACACAGAGGTTGAGATGATGATGTATCCTGAAGTCTAAATCAAAGtgatttaggggctcctgggtggctcagtgggttaaagcctctgccttcggctcaggtcatgatctcatggtcttgggatcgaaccccacatcgggctctctgctcagcagggagcctgcttcctcctctctctgactgcctctctgccatcttgtgatctctgtctgtcaaataaataaataaaatcttaaaaaaaaaagttatttaaagtgGTGGGGCCATGTATAGGTCCCTGAGATGGGCTGGGTTCCTTTCTTAATCCTTGGCTTCCaggaaagacttcattttttgtCCAAAAATTTCTGAGCACCTGCTACGTGCATGGCATAGCCTGAGATGCAGACATATGCAGGACATCACGTGACCTTCTGGGTTGTACCTAGCAAGAGGTGTCCCGATAACTTGGTGGGAACTTGCTGCGTACCACGGGTTCTGCACAGCATTCTATGTAAACCCTGCCCTTAAGCTTGCAAATAAGTATTCTAATtctccatttttcaaatgaggaaatgagagaagCTAAATGACTATTTCTGGGTTTTAGCTAGCTGGTGGCTGAGCCTGGGGTCAGAAGCTGGGCCCTTCCCACTGTACCGGGATGCTACCAGCTAACTAGATACCTGGCGGGGTCAGGCCAGTGGCCCAACACAAGCTTAAACAGGGTGTTTGCAGAACGCAGAGAAGAGAGAGCTTCATTTTAATTTGGGCAACAGCGTTTGGCTGTGGGCACCGTGGACCCTTTGGACCGCAAGGTCCTGTTTTGTGGGGGGTGCCCTGTGCCTGGCGGGGTGCTGAGCAGCTTCTGAGGCCTCTCCCAAGGAGACACCAGTAGCAAGTCCCCTGTTGTGACTCCCAGCACAGAATCACAGGTTGTAAGAGAGAAATTGTCTTCCGCCTGGGCCTATGAGAATCCTGTAGGTAAGACAAGGATTTGGGCAACTGAAGACAGGAGGAGAACACTCGTTGGCTTCGTGAATTTTTCCATTGGACAAAGAGTTAGCACGTAGGTTTTCTACTTTGTTCTCCCGCACCCCCGGCCCCGTGGCTTGCTTGCGTCAGCACACAAAGCAAACAGCCACATCAGGTTGCCATGGGACCGCGGTGCACAAGGGGGCCCTGGATGGATTGCAGGTGTCCTTGGGAGCCGGGTCCTTCCTGGCCTCTGTTTGTTCAGCCTGAGCTGAATGCCTCATTTTCATCTTCCGGCCAGTATTCCCTTTCCCGGGGTGGGTgcgcggggcgggggtggggtagggCGGTGGCTCTTAGAGAATCTGTTGCATCATCAGCCGTCACCACCACCACTTATACTCCTCCAGCACTCATTTGGAGTGTGGCTCTATGTTAAGGGTTTTATAATGGGTAACTCATCTAGCCTAGCCCTTACAGCACCCTGAGAGGAAGGGCTCCTTACCATCCCCATTCCTTGGGGGAGACGGCAGCCAGCCAGACGATGGGGAAGCAACATGCCCTAGTTCATGCTTATGCAAAGTGGCAgaggtaggatttgaacccaggtcttgcTGAGTCGCTTCTCTTAACCTCTGTATGCTACTGCCTCCTAAGAATGTCCTTCCCTCATTTGGCAGCCCACTGGGCTTTATGGGCCCGTGGGATGAGTTCCCAGGAGAACCGTGGGCAGCAGCCAGCCCCAGAATGCTTGGTGGTGGTTGGCGGTGGCggtggtgagggctgtgaaggcTGTGGGAGGGCGGATGGTGTTTCTGGTGGTGCTGGTGGATCCTCCCCTAGCAAAGGGCAATAATTGGGTCTTTCTGGTGCTTGGCTATCAGAGGGCTTCCTGTGAACGGGGCAAAGCGCCCAGTCAGGCTACAAGACAAATGGGGGACATATGGACTCTAGATCAGCGCACAATGGGTTCGTTATTTTGCATCTGCCAGCAATGAAATAACACTCTATTATAGCAGGAGGCACAGAATAAATAAGCCCAATATTTGGGGCTGAGTTCTGAAGTTGTTTTATCTGTGTCCTCCCATTTCTTGGGGATCATGGTCCCTTTAGGACCATTCATTTTGAAGCTTGAGCATTTTAGCTGCCACCGAGTCAGACGAGCGGGTGCAAACAGACTCTAGATGAAACTCTTAAAGACATCTTGACATGCACGTTCTTTCTAGTTCACAAAGGACCCTGGTTCCAACCCTTTGTGCtgcagggagagacagggagggagtgATGGGAAAGGACACTCTGAGGCGTCCCTGGAGGTGAGAGAGAAGGCTGACCTGACCTGCTCTCATCCATCCCAGACAGGCTGTGGTACAGACCACATGAGGTCAGGGTCCAAGGTTGCAGGAGAGTCAGGAATAGAGCAATGTCTTGATAGCGTTTGCTGGGTGTCCTAAAGCAGTGCTTCTCGAACGTGCGTGTGTCTCAGATCCAGGGGGATCCTAGCCATGCAAAGGGTTAGACTCACCCCTCAGGGTTTCCACCAGGGTTGAGCGGAGGATCTGGAGCTCTTTCAGCCAGGCTTCCTGTTTCTGCCCACCTCCACCCTCACTTCCCAAGGTGTCGGTGCCTCATGTTTGGGGCAAGTTGCGTTTCTTCTTGGATTTCCCCGGCGTGATTTTAGTCTTTCATTTTCCCTACTAGCTAAGCCATTTGCTAATTGACCATCTACTCTTCCGCTTCTAAAATTTTGCGGACATCCTTTCCTCTCCAGTTGCTTTGTCATCATGGGTTTAtgatcctccccccacccctttaaaaAACCCACATCCCTTTATTGTCATTTTAGTGTAGTTTCGGAAGGGAACGGAGCACACCACATCCATTATCTTGCCTCTGGAGCCCCCGAATGGCACTCTGGGACGTGTTGTGGCCTGGTTATCACAGTGCCTCTTTCATaagtgaggaaacagactcagaatcTACTGGACCAGAGTCTCCTTTTGCAGATCTCATTCCCTATTCCAGGCTCTTTGCCCAAGAAAAATCGTTCTAACATATTCTGGTTTTGCCAAGCCCTTTGGCAGAGTTTCTCTGGTTGGCGCCTCATCCAGTTTGACAGAGCAGGCAAGGCAGGTGTCCATCTCTGCTTTATGACCATGAAGACTGATCAGGAAGGGGAAG from Mustela erminea isolate mMusErm1 chromosome 5, mMusErm1.Pri, whole genome shotgun sequence carries:
- the LOC116591720 gene encoding serine/arginine repetitive matrix protein 1-like isoform X1, whose translation is MLRGGPLALPLSRLGWGGVAAGGMDRRTGRARGSRSHSPRMELEASDKASASDKASASAGCASPPRAARRARGPRAGRGSAAPRGLGRRRPRRPRRPRALLPRAARVPCPPAAHRARRPSAPRMRSVPHLKGQRVTAGPSAARPPPRVPSYVQEAGGRLLRSHLFLRAPRSRRGAAEEVHSVRRRALTARRFRAREARGREFPKGSTSQGPSGGRRESSGLEDRVLDRSQSLISRGTSSRSLPSVGLGFPSYQPSSSHPDSHPEV
- the LOC116591720 gene encoding serine/arginine repetitive matrix protein 1-like isoform X2 codes for the protein MLRGGPLALPLSRLGWGGVAAGGMDRRTGRARGSRSHSPRMELEASDKASASDKASASAGCASPPRAARRARGPRAGRGSAAPRGLGRRRPRRPRRPRALLPRAARVPCPPAAHRARRPSAPRMRSVPHLKGQRVTAGPSAARPPPRVPSYVQEAGGRLLRSHLFLRAPRSRRGAAEEVHSVRRRALTARRFRAREARGREFPKGSTSQGPSGGRRESSGLEDRVLDRSQSLISRGTSSRSLPSVGLGFPSYQPSSSHPVP